In Vibrio cidicii, the DNA window AGTTAGTTGGCGTAGTTGCGTTTCCGATTATCTTGATAATCTAAATTAGTTTAACCTTGTTTACCCGATACTCCGTGCTATTTGTGCGGATTAATACTCGGGTTAGAGGGTAATTTTAGCCGACTGACTTCTTACTGTTTTTAATAGTAAGGGGGTCTCATGCCCAATATTCATGCTCATCAGTTGAGCTTTCAATTAAATAGTGGTGAGTGGTTATTCCATTCGCTGGATCTTCATTTACCCGCTGGAAAAACGGGTTTAGTCGGGCGCAATGGCATCGGAAAATCTGTCTTGCTACAACTACTCATCGGCAAACTCACTGCAACAACAGGCCATGTTCACGTTGGTGCAACGATAGGCTATTTCGAGCAAAATTCTCAAGAGCAAGAACGTGATGCAACGATTGCGACCTACTTAGGCATGGCAGAAACCGCTTGCGGCTTTTCGCGCCATTGAGGCTGGGAGTGTGGACACTGAACACTTTACCCAACTTGGTGAGCAGTGGAACATCGTTGAAACGATACAAAGCACATTAGATGAGCTGAGAATCACGCTGCCACCTGATGCGAGCTGCCGTGAACTGAGCGGCGGGCAGTTTACTCTTTTAAAGCTCAAGCGCTTGTTTCTGGCGTCAAGTGATGCCTTAGTGTTGGATGAGCCCACCAATCATCTCGACACATTGAGCAGAGAGTGGCTGATAACTCAGTTGCGAAAAGAACAGCGTCCAGTTTTAGTCGCC includes these proteins:
- a CDS encoding ATP-binding cassette domain-containing protein, which translates into the protein MPNIHAHQLSFQLNSGEWLFHSLDLHLPAGKTGLVGRNGIGKSVLLQLLIGKLTATTGHVHVGATIGYFEQNSQEQERDATIATYLGMAETACGFSRH